From Echinicola soli, a single genomic window includes:
- a CDS encoding TonB-dependent receptor: MKIPLLLYKTYFWLAICIMLSVTSAIGQTHPTATVKGIILDAEAIPLPGVIVRIKDSPLTAISSIDGSYQIADVPEGEVEFLLSCLGYQAFAKKVSISPDKSTVQLDFSMEESTTDLDGVIVMGQSVKSEIETKGFAVEVVETDKAALQSVQTNDLLNRTAGIRVRQNGGIGSRVDYNLNGMSGNSVRIFIDGLPISTYGPSFSLNSIPPALIERIEIYKGVIPAHLADDALGGAINVILKKGAVNSLMASVSYGSFNTLQGNLNAVYTDKTSGFTTRLSGFYNYSDNDYEVWGKFVRNILPNGRYDYVRAKRFNDSYRSVGGKFDIGFTNVKWADQFFISYTGSDDYNEIQHGTYMSIPYKGRFTTSQSNVFGLTYSKEGLFTEGLEVNFNGSYSKRGEVVTDTVKWNYNWFGEISLGLDGNPILRPNGAQQGAPTINHIDRNVSTFRAGANYEISPHHKLIFGQSFFNIDRFQQDEMRSAVERQFVGTRDLQKHISSLGYEFNLVRSRLTGNVFGKYYVQDIERMDPILVEGPNGSERQEDRVSSTRNTTGFGMAYSFEVWKQLLLLASAEQAVRMPSEGEIFGSPGDNIVENLDIRPEISNNLNVGFKLGEFRQNSHGFSFSGTGFIRDTRDKIIQRINPRINDAVQTNPFENLGRTKAIGFEGQAIYSYEKDFRASVNFSRFNSVFNTKYDPNGNLYDNYGQQIPNEPYFTVNSSLEYNLRNVFQQGSSLRLSHYFSFVERFYTTWLEIEDFRTPRQFVHDLGATYTLPNQRLSISADLRNVFDKQVYDNFAVQKPGRAFYLKVNYSIHNYK, from the coding sequence ATGAAAATACCTCTACTCCTTTACAAAACATATTTTTGGCTGGCGATCTGCATAATGTTATCCGTTACATCTGCCATAGGCCAGACACATCCTACAGCCACTGTAAAAGGAATAATACTCGATGCAGAGGCCATTCCACTTCCCGGTGTCATTGTCCGTATAAAGGACAGCCCGTTGACGGCCATTTCTTCCATTGACGGAAGTTATCAAATCGCCGATGTACCGGAAGGAGAGGTAGAATTTCTACTTTCATGCCTGGGCTACCAGGCCTTTGCAAAAAAGGTATCCATTAGCCCTGATAAATCCACTGTACAACTTGATTTCTCAATGGAAGAATCAACAACAGACCTGGACGGCGTAATCGTAATGGGGCAATCGGTAAAGAGTGAAATTGAAACCAAAGGCTTTGCCGTGGAAGTAGTCGAAACCGATAAGGCCGCTTTGCAATCTGTCCAGACCAACGACCTGCTCAACAGGACGGCCGGTATCCGTGTCAGGCAAAATGGTGGAATTGGTTCCCGGGTGGACTACAACCTTAACGGTATGTCGGGAAATTCGGTGCGCATCTTCATCGATGGCCTACCGATCTCTACCTATGGTCCTTCATTCAGCCTGAACAGCATCCCTCCCGCCCTGATCGAGCGTATTGAGATTTATAAAGGTGTCATTCCGGCGCACCTGGCTGACGACGCCCTGGGCGGGGCCATCAATGTGATCTTGAAAAAAGGGGCTGTCAACAGCCTGATGGCCAGCGTTTCCTACGGATCCTTCAATACATTGCAAGGAAATCTTAATGCGGTATATACCGATAAGACTTCCGGTTTTACCACTAGATTATCGGGGTTTTACAATTATTCCGACAACGACTATGAGGTCTGGGGAAAATTTGTCAGAAATATCCTACCCAATGGCCGATACGATTATGTGCGGGCCAAAAGGTTCAATGACAGCTACAGATCAGTGGGAGGAAAATTCGATATTGGCTTCACCAATGTAAAATGGGCCGACCAGTTTTTTATCAGCTATACCGGATCTGACGATTACAATGAGATCCAGCACGGCACCTATATGTCCATCCCCTACAAGGGACGCTTCACGACGTCCCAATCAAATGTGTTTGGACTAACCTATTCGAAGGAAGGCCTCTTTACTGAAGGGCTTGAAGTCAACTTTAACGGATCTTACAGTAAACGTGGTGAAGTGGTCACCGATACGGTAAAGTGGAATTACAATTGGTTTGGGGAGATAAGCCTCGGGCTGGACGGGAACCCAATCTTGCGACCAAACGGCGCCCAGCAAGGAGCCCCGACCATCAATCACATTGACCGGAACGTCAGCACTTTCCGTGCCGGTGCCAATTATGAAATCAGCCCACATCACAAGCTTATTTTTGGCCAATCCTTCTTCAATATCGACCGCTTTCAGCAGGATGAAATGCGCAGTGCGGTAGAACGACAGTTTGTGGGCACCCGCGATCTGCAAAAGCATATCTCCTCGCTGGGATACGAATTTAACCTGGTCCGGTCACGGCTGACAGGAAACGTCTTCGGCAAGTACTATGTCCAGGATATCGAGCGTATGGACCCCATATTGGTGGAAGGCCCCAACGGATCGGAACGACAAGAGGACAGGGTTTCCAGTACCAGGAACACCACCGGATTTGGCATGGCCTATTCCTTCGAGGTCTGGAAGCAGTTGCTGCTCCTTGCCTCTGCCGAACAGGCGGTAAGGATGCCCTCCGAAGGAGAGATCTTCGGGAGTCCCGGGGACAATATCGTGGAAAACCTGGACATCAGGCCAGAGATCAGCAATAACCTCAACGTAGGCTTCAAGTTGGGAGAATTTAGGCAAAACTCCCATGGGTTTTCATTCTCCGGAACCGGATTTATCCGAGACACCAGGGACAAGATCATCCAACGGATCAACCCAAGGATCAACGATGCGGTTCAGACCAACCCTTTTGAAAACCTGGGCAGGACAAAAGCGATCGGTTTTGAGGGACAGGCCATCTATTCCTATGAAAAAGACTTCCGTGCCTCGGTAAACTTCTCACGCTTCAATTCGGTCTTCAACACCAAGTACGATCCCAATGGCAACCTCTACGATAATTATGGGCAACAGATCCCCAATGAACCTTATTTTACAGTAAACAGCTCATTGGAATACAATTTAAGGAATGTCTTTCAGCAAGGCTCATCACTCAGGTTATCGCATTACTTCAGCTTTGTGGAAAGATTCTATACCACTTGGCTGGAAATTGAGGACTTCAGGACCCCACGACAATTTGTCCATGACCTGGGAGCTACCTACACCTTGCCCAACCAACGGCTTTCCATCAGCGCAGACTTACGAAATGTATTTGACAAACAGGTATATGACAACTTTGCCGTGCAGAAACCCGGCAGGGCCTTCTATCTCAAAGTCAATTATTCTATCCACAACTATAAATAA
- a CDS encoding PepSY-associated TM helix domain-containing protein, which produces MKTKKKKTNWQKVRKFFNDIHLWIGLASALVLIPVCLSGTIYVYNSELQEMFSAHLYHIEKEEGNTRKSIEALTQALSTEVSGDITAVSVPHDQERTYEFTVREKDSRSRFGTRYYMNPYSAEIVGTSEEKNAIADFMRDMFSLHRWLLLDKIEEPLIGELPNRKLGSYISGTATILFTLGVITGIVIWFPQKLKSWKQGLRLKLNGSWKRANHDLHNTLAFYSFFILLIMGLTGPQWSFPWYRTGLQKALGTYQESPQGRGGHGKPSAPKEEKQETVATPLKLLPYAEYIEVADKSLPYDGDYRITFPKDANSQVEIYKTKVGFFAPAAGDRINLDPRTAAVTDIQLFHAQPFNQRLARSIKALHIGSVYGGFSKLLYFISCLIATSLPITGTLIWINKMKKKPARKTTKTRQAVPAS; this is translated from the coding sequence ATGAAGACGAAAAAGAAAAAAACCAATTGGCAAAAGGTCAGGAAATTCTTTAATGATATCCACCTTTGGATAGGTTTGGCCAGTGCCCTGGTCCTTATTCCAGTCTGTTTATCAGGAACAATCTATGTTTACAACAGCGAACTGCAGGAAATGTTCAGCGCTCATCTTTATCATATCGAAAAGGAGGAAGGAAATACCAGAAAGTCCATTGAAGCACTTACCCAAGCTTTGTCCACAGAGGTTAGCGGAGACATCACTGCTGTTTCAGTACCCCATGACCAAGAAAGGACTTATGAATTTACCGTACGGGAAAAGGACAGCAGAAGCCGTTTTGGGACGAGGTATTATATGAACCCCTATTCTGCGGAAATTGTAGGGACCTCGGAGGAAAAGAATGCCATTGCCGATTTTATGCGGGACATGTTCAGCCTCCACCGCTGGTTACTTCTCGATAAAATAGAAGAGCCGCTCATTGGAGAACTACCAAACAGGAAGTTGGGCAGCTATATTTCAGGCACTGCCACGATCTTGTTTACCCTGGGTGTCATTACAGGTATCGTCATCTGGTTTCCCCAAAAACTTAAAAGTTGGAAACAAGGGCTTAGACTAAAGCTGAACGGCAGTTGGAAACGTGCCAATCACGACCTGCACAACACCTTGGCCTTTTATTCCTTTTTTATCCTGTTGATCATGGGACTGACAGGCCCGCAGTGGTCATTTCCCTGGTATCGTACCGGATTGCAAAAAGCACTGGGAACTTATCAGGAATCTCCACAAGGACGGGGTGGACACGGAAAACCATCAGCACCAAAGGAAGAAAAACAGGAGACAGTCGCCACACCACTTAAGCTTTTGCCCTATGCGGAATATATTGAAGTGGCCGACAAAAGCCTGCCCTATGACGGGGACTATCGAATTACTTTTCCAAAGGATGCTAACAGCCAAGTGGAAATCTATAAGACCAAAGTAGGTTTTTTTGCTCCCGCAGCAGGTGACAGGATCAATCTGGATCCCCGTACGGCAGCCGTCACGGACATTCAGTTATTTCATGCGCAACCCTTCAACCAACGTTTGGCAAGATCGATAAAAGCACTTCATATCGGCTCGGTTTACGGCGGATTTTCCAAACTCCTTTACTTTATCTCCTGTTTGATCGCCACCAGCCTGCCCATCACCGGCACCCTTATCTGGATCAACAAGATGAAGAAAAAACCTGCTAGAAAAACAACAAAAACACGGCAGGCTGTCCCTGCATCCTAA